In Opitutaceae bacterium TAV5, one genomic interval encodes:
- a CDS encoding peptidase M14, whose translation MPLTSADPHAARLAPLHELMARCPTLTVGEAGTFTDPAAGQTWTIPRITFAGPRARHEEPIHIGIFGGLHGDEPSSVDAILTFARQLVDDPGRATGYNLSLYPITNPSGLADNSRHNRAGVDLNREFWTGSVQPEVRILENELVRHHFGGLITLHADDTSEGIYGYTHGQILNDALLEPALRAASLVLPRDRRSMIDGFAAADGKISRCFSGILASPRDQRPRPFDLIFETPGLAPHDQQVEASILALETILDEYRVFLAHAQYL comes from the coding sequence ATGCCGCTCACCTCCGCCGATCCGCACGCCGCCCGACTCGCTCCGCTCCACGAGTTGATGGCGCGCTGCCCGACGCTGACGGTCGGAGAGGCGGGCACGTTTACCGATCCCGCCGCCGGCCAGACCTGGACGATCCCGCGCATCACGTTCGCCGGCCCGCGCGCCCGCCACGAGGAGCCCATCCACATCGGCATCTTCGGCGGCCTCCACGGCGACGAACCGTCCAGCGTGGATGCCATTCTCACGTTTGCCCGCCAGCTGGTCGACGATCCCGGACGCGCCACCGGCTACAATCTCTCGCTCTATCCGATCACCAATCCCTCCGGCCTGGCCGACAACAGCCGCCACAACCGCGCCGGCGTGGATCTCAACCGGGAGTTCTGGACCGGCTCCGTGCAGCCGGAAGTGCGCATTCTCGAAAACGAGCTCGTCCGGCATCATTTCGGCGGGCTCATCACGCTCCATGCCGATGACACCAGCGAAGGCATTTACGGCTACACGCACGGCCAGATTCTCAACGATGCCCTGCTCGAGCCCGCGCTCCGGGCCGCCTCGCTCGTCCTGCCGCGCGACCGGCGGTCCATGATCGACGGCTTTGCAGCCGCCGACGGCAAGATTTCCCGGTGCTTTTCAGGAATTCTGGCCTCGCCACGGGACCAGCGACCCAGACCATTTGACCTGATTTTTGAAACACCCGGTCTCGCTCCGCACGACCAGCAGGTCGAGGCCTCCATCCTTGCCCTCGAAACCATTCTCGACGAATACCGCGTATTCCTCGCTCACGCCCAGTATCTCTGA